In Pseudobacteroides sp., one DNA window encodes the following:
- the rplJ gene encoding 50S ribosomal protein L10, whose amino-acid sequence MPSESILAHKKEVVKELSAKVKEAQSIVLADYRGLTVEQDTELRNALRKAGVEYRVVKNTLTKFALKENGIEGVDEHLNGPTSIAMCSTDPVAPAKVLAEYAKKFDKLELKVGVVDGKVIDVDGIKQLAELPSREVLIAKVLGGFNAPISGFVNVLNGNLRGLAIVLNAIAEKKQSA is encoded by the coding sequence GTGCCAAGTGAAAGCATATTAGCCCACAAGAAAGAAGTTGTTAAAGAACTTTCAGCTAAAGTAAAGGAAGCTCAATCAATCGTACTTGCTGATTATAGAGGACTTACCGTTGAGCAGGATACCGAACTTAGAAATGCTCTCAGAAAAGCAGGTGTTGAGTACAGGGTTGTTAAAAATACATTGACTAAATTTGCTTTGAAGGAAAACGGAATCGAAGGTGTGGATGAACACTTAAACGGTCCTACTTCAATAGCTATGTGCAGCACTGATCCTGTTGCTCCTGCCAAGGTTTTGGCAGAGTATGCAAAGAAGTTTGATAAGCTTGAGCTTAAAGTTGGTGTTGTTGACGGCAAGGTAATTGATGTTGACGGTATAAAACAGCTTGCAGAGCTTCCATCAAGAGAAGTCCTTATTGCAAAGGTTCTCGGCGGATTCAATGCTCCGATTTCCGGTTTCGTAAATGTACTGAACGGAAACTTGAGAGGTTTGGCAATAGTATTGAATGCTATTGCAGAAAAGAAGCAAAGTGCTTAA
- the rplL gene encoding 50S ribosomal protein L7/L12 has translation MASEKVTKMIEDVKALTVLELADLVKALEEEFGVSAAAPVMMGGAAPAAAAAPAAEEKTEFNVILKDVGADKIKVIKVVREVTGLGLKEAKDLVDGAPKPIKENVAKDEAASIEAKFKEVGATCEIK, from the coding sequence ATGGCTAGTGAAAAAGTTACAAAGATGATTGAAGATGTTAAGGCGTTAACAGTATTGGAATTGGCTGATTTAGTTAAAGCATTGGAAGAAGAGTTCGGCGTATCAGCAGCAGCTCCTGTAATGATGGGTGGAGCAGCTCCTGCAGCAGCAGCAGCTCCTGCAGCTGAAGAAAAGACTGAGTTCAATGTAATATTGAAGGATGTTGGAGCAGACAAGATTAAGGTTATCAAAGTTGTTAGAGAAGTTACAGGCTTAGGCTTAAAAGAAGCTAAGGACCTCGTTGACGGAGCTCCAAAGCCAATCAAAGAAAATGTTGCTAAGGATGAAGCTGCATCAATCGAAGCTAAATTCAAAGAAGTTGGAGCAACTTGCGAAATAAAATAA
- the rpoB gene encoding DNA-directed RNA polymerase subunit beta produces the protein MVHPVSLGKTTRMSYSKIDEVLDMPNLIEVQKNSYRWFLEEGLREVFRDVSPITDYTGNLIMDFVDYSLDDNPKYSVEECKERDATFSAPLKVKVRLINKETGEVKEQEIFMGDFPLMTNNGTFIINGAERVIVSQLVRSPGIYYSMKFDRTGKKLYSNTVIPNRGAWLEYETDSNDIISVRIDRTRKLPITVLLRALGFGTDYEITQLLGEDERILATIQKDNSKTTDEGLLEVYKRLRPGEPPTVDSARSLLNSLFFDSKRYDLARFGRFKFNKKLSLATRIYGFKAAENIVHPETGEILAAEGEVIGREKSVEIENSGVGFVHVLAEGKSVKVIGNKMVDIKAYVDFDVSDIGVNEKVKADVLEAILRDNKTEAEIKKALKENLGELIPKYITIDDIVASINYIINLSYGIGTVDDIDHLGNRRLRSVGELLQNQFRIGLARMERVVRERMTIQDIDIVTPQALINIRPVAAAIKEFFGSSQLSQFMDQTNPLAELTHKRRLSALGPGGLSRERAGFEVRDVHHSHYGRMCPIETPEGPNIGLIGSLSTFARINEYGFIEAPYRKVDKETGLVTGEIVYLTADEEDKFFVAQANEPLNEDGRFAAKKVAARYREEILEVEYSKVDFMDVSPKQLVSVATAMIPFLENDDANRALMGSNMQRQAVPLIKASSPIIGTGIEYKAAKDSGVVVLTQKGGVVEKVSANEVVIRNNDGKKEVHKLLKYMRSNQGTCINQRPIVAKGEVLQPGDVIADGPSTELGEIALGKNILIAFMTWEGYNYEDAILISEKLVKDDVFTSIHIEEYEAESRDTKLGPEEITRDIPNVSEESLKDLDDRGIIRIGAEVRSGDILVGKVTPKGETELTAEERLLRAIFGEKAREVRDTSLRVPHGESGIIVDVKVFTRENGDELPPGVNQLVRCYIAQKRKISVGDKMAGRHGNKGVISRILPEEDMPFLPDGTPLEIVLNPLGVPSRMNIGQVLEVHLGYAAKALGWKIATPVFDGATEDDIVETLKLAGRDPDGKTVLYDGRTGMPFDNRVTVGYMYILKLAHLVDDKIHARSTGPYSLVTQQPLGGKAQFGGQRFGEMEVWALEAYGAAYTLQEILTVKSDDVVGRVKTYEAIVKGENVPEPGIPESFKVLIKELQSLCLDVKVYSEEQEEIAIKESVEDELEELNVNIEGREDEIPLADFDDIGEDVMDEEMDMDDFEIGDISTGDKIDDVMEEDIFADAEDFGSGFDDDDII, from the coding sequence ATGGTACATCCCGTTAGTCTAGGTAAAACTACTAGGATGAGCTACTCAAAAATCGATGAAGTTCTAGACATGCCAAATCTTATTGAAGTTCAAAAAAATTCTTACAGGTGGTTCCTCGAAGAGGGACTTAGGGAAGTTTTTAGAGATGTATCCCCGATTACCGACTACACTGGTAATCTTATTATGGATTTTGTTGATTATTCTCTCGATGACAATCCAAAGTACAGTGTAGAGGAATGCAAGGAAAGAGATGCAACTTTTTCAGCTCCCCTTAAAGTAAAAGTAAGACTTATTAATAAGGAAACCGGTGAAGTAAAGGAACAGGAAATTTTCATGGGTGATTTTCCTCTCATGACTAACAACGGAACCTTCATAATCAATGGAGCAGAGAGGGTTATCGTAAGTCAGCTTGTAAGATCTCCTGGAATATACTATTCAATGAAATTTGACAGAACCGGAAAGAAGCTTTATTCAAATACTGTCATCCCTAACAGAGGGGCATGGCTTGAGTATGAAACAGACTCTAACGATATAATTTCTGTCAGGATTGATAGAACGAGAAAGCTGCCTATTACAGTATTATTAAGAGCTTTGGGTTTTGGTACGGACTATGAGATAACTCAGCTTTTAGGTGAAGATGAGCGTATTTTAGCAACAATACAAAAAGACAACTCAAAGACTACCGATGAAGGCTTGCTTGAGGTATATAAAAGACTTAGGCCAGGAGAACCTCCTACTGTTGACAGTGCTCGATCCTTGTTGAACAGCCTTTTCTTTGATTCAAAGAGATATGATTTGGCAAGATTCGGAAGGTTTAAGTTTAACAAAAAGCTTTCATTGGCTACAAGGATATATGGATTTAAAGCAGCTGAAAATATTGTTCACCCTGAAACCGGTGAAATACTCGCTGCTGAGGGTGAAGTAATAGGAAGAGAGAAATCGGTTGAAATAGAAAACTCAGGCGTAGGTTTTGTACATGTTCTGGCTGAAGGAAAGAGCGTAAAAGTTATCGGCAACAAAATGGTGGACATAAAGGCTTATGTTGATTTTGACGTTAGCGATATTGGAGTTAATGAAAAGGTCAAGGCAGATGTCCTTGAAGCCATATTAAGGGACAACAAAACCGAAGCTGAAATTAAGAAAGCTTTAAAAGAAAATCTGGGAGAACTTATTCCTAAATATATAACGATTGATGATATCGTTGCTTCTATAAACTACATTATAAATCTCTCCTACGGTATAGGAACAGTTGATGACATAGACCACCTTGGCAATAGAAGACTCCGTTCAGTAGGAGAACTTCTGCAAAACCAGTTCAGGATCGGATTGGCTAGGATGGAGAGGGTTGTAAGAGAAAGAATGACTATTCAGGATATAGATATAGTTACCCCTCAGGCTCTTATTAATATAAGGCCTGTTGCAGCAGCTATAAAAGAATTCTTTGGAAGCAGCCAGTTGTCACAGTTTATGGATCAAACCAATCCATTAGCTGAGCTGACTCACAAAAGAAGGCTAAGTGCTCTTGGTCCTGGTGGTTTGAGCAGAGAAAGAGCGGGCTTCGAAGTCCGTGACGTTCACCACTCTCACTATGGCCGTATGTGTCCTATAGAAACTCCTGAAGGTCCTAACATAGGTCTTATAGGTTCATTGAGTACCTTTGCAAGAATCAATGAATATGGATTTATTGAGGCTCCATATAGAAAAGTTGATAAGGAAACAGGTCTTGTAACAGGTGAAATAGTATACCTTACAGCAGATGAGGAAGATAAGTTCTTTGTTGCTCAGGCCAATGAACCACTTAATGAAGATGGCAGATTTGCAGCCAAGAAGGTTGCTGCAAGATATAGGGAGGAAATTCTTGAAGTTGAATATTCAAAAGTAGACTTCATGGATGTTTCGCCTAAGCAGTTGGTATCCGTTGCAACAGCAATGATTCCATTCCTTGAAAATGATGACGCCAATCGTGCCCTCATGGGATCAAACATGCAGCGTCAGGCGGTTCCGCTTATAAAAGCATCGTCTCCTATTATAGGTACAGGGATAGAATATAAAGCGGCAAAAGACTCAGGTGTTGTCGTTCTTACTCAGAAGGGCGGTGTTGTTGAAAAGGTATCCGCCAATGAGGTTGTTATAAGAAATAACGACGGAAAGAAAGAAGTACACAAACTTTTAAAATATATGAGATCCAACCAGGGAACATGTATCAACCAAAGGCCTATAGTCGCTAAAGGTGAAGTCCTCCAGCCGGGTGATGTTATAGCTGACGGACCTTCTACCGAGCTTGGCGAAATAGCTCTTGGTAAGAACATACTGATTGCATTCATGACTTGGGAAGGATACAACTATGAGGATGCTATCCTTATAAGTGAAAAGCTGGTAAAAGATGATGTGTTTACATCAATTCATATAGAAGAGTATGAAGCAGAATCAAGGGATACAAAGCTTGGTCCTGAAGAGATAACAAGAGATATTCCAAATGTAAGTGAGGAGTCCTTAAAGGACCTTGATGACAGAGGAATAATAAGAATAGGAGCTGAGGTCAGGTCTGGTGACATACTGGTTGGAAAAGTTACACCAAAGGGTGAAACTGAGCTGACAGCAGAAGAAAGGCTCTTAAGGGCTATATTCGGTGAAAAGGCAAGAGAAGTAAGAGATACTTCACTACGTGTTCCTCACGGTGAATCGGGTATTATAGTTGATGTTAAGGTATTCACAAGGGAAAATGGTGATGAGCTTCCTCCAGGGGTTAACCAATTGGTTAGATGTTATATAGCTCAAAAGAGAAAAATTTCCGTTGGTGATAAGATGGCCGGAAGGCACGGTAACAAAGGGGTTATCTCAAGAATACTCCCTGAAGAGGATATGCCGTTCCTGCCCGATGGTACACCATTGGAAATAGTGTTAAACCCACTCGGGGTTCCGTCACGTATGAATATCGGTCAGGTTCTTGAAGTTCACTTGGGTTATGCTGCAAAGGCACTTGGCTGGAAGATCGCAACACCTGTATTTGATGGTGCCACAGAAGATGACATAGTTGAAACACTTAAGTTGGCAGGAAGAGATCCGGACGGGAAAACAGTTTTGTATGATGGAAGAACAGGAATGCCCTTTGATAACAGAGTAACCGTCGGTTATATGTATATATTGAAACTTGCCCATCTTGTTGACGACAAGATCCACGCTCGTTCAACCGGTCCATACTCACTTGTTACGCAGCAGCCTCTGGGCGGTAAGGCTCAGTTCGGCGGACAGAGATTCGGGGAAATGGAAGTTTGGGCTCTTGAGGCATACGGTGCAGCCTATACGCTTCAGGAAATACTCACTGTTAAGTCTGATGACGTTGTTGGTAGGGTTAAGACCTATGAAGCGATTGTTAAGGGAGAAAATGTTCCGGAACCTGGAATACCTGAATCATTCAAAGTCTTGATAAAAGAGCTTCAGAGCTTGTGTCTCGATGTTAAGGTATACTCTGAAGAGCAGGAAGAAATAGCAATAAAAGAATCTGTTGAAGATGAGCTTGAAGAATTGAACGTTAATATAGAAGGCAGAGAAGATGAAATTCCGTTAGCGGACTTCGATGATATCGGAGAAGATGTTATGGATGAGGAAATGGATATGGACGATTTTGAAATCGGAGATATCAGTACCGGAGACAAGATTGATGACGTAATGGAAGAAGATATTTTTGCCGATGCTGAGGATTTCGGAAGCGGATTTGATGACGACGATATTATCTAA
- the rpoC gene encoding DNA-directed RNA polymerase subunit beta' gives MFELNNFDSIKIGLASPEKIREWSRGEVKKPETINYRTLKPERDGLFCERIFGPQKDWECHCGKYKRIRYKGIVCDRCGVEVTRSKVRRERMGHIELAAPVSHIWYFKGIPSRMGLILDMSPRVLEKILYFASYVVIDPGQTPLSKKQPLTEKEYRDSLEKFGPKFRAEMGAEAIKELLVEIDLEQLSKELRAELEETTGQKRIRTIKRLEVVESFRLSSNRPEWMIMDVVPVIPPELRPMVQLDGGRFATSDLNDLYRRVINRNNRLKRLLDLGAPDIIVRNEKRMLQEAVDALIDNGRRGRPVTGPGNRPLKSLSDMLKGKQGRFRQNLLGKRVDYSGRSVIVVGPDLKIFQCGLPKEMALELFKPFVMKKLVNDGLAHNIKSAKRMVERVRNEIWDVLEEVIKEHPVLLNRAPTLHRLGIQAFEPVLVEGRALKLHPLVCTAYNADFDGDQMAVHVPLSAEAQAEARFLMLSANNLLKPQDGKPVTVPTQDMVLGSYYLTIEKPGEPGEGKIFGSPEEAIMAYDNGFLGLHAPIKVRMKRDIRGESCYRIINATAGRLIFNEAIPQDLGFVDRNDPEKEADLEVTFLVDRKALGRIIDKCIRVHGTTETAIVLDRIKALGFKYSTRGAITISVSDMVIPEIKQHYLKETEDRIENIVKQYKRGLISDEERYNSVIAAWTETVESITQALMANLDRFNPVYMMAHSGARGNVNQIRQLAGMRGLMADTSGKTIEIPIKANFREGLNVLEYFISTHGARKGLADTALRTADSGYLTRRLVDVSQDVIVREMDCGTRKGIVVSDIKDGTEVIEGLEERITGRYAAEAITHPETGEVLIEAGKMIKEGTASKIVKAGHRKIKIRSVLTCHSEYGVCGKCYGANLATGEDCNVGEAVGIIAAQSIGEPGTQLTMRTFHTGGVAGDDITQGLPRVEELFEARKPKGLAIISEIPGTVKISETKKKREVIITSEDGEARNYLIPYGSRIKVSDGEVVEAGDELTEGSVNPHDILKIKGINGVQSYLLSEVQRVYRLQGVDINDKHIEVIVRQMLRKVKVEEAGDTNLLPGSLVDIFDFDEENAKALAEGKRPAEAKRTLLGITKASLATESFLSAASFQETTRVLTEAAIKGKVDPLVGLKENVIIGKLIPAGTGMSRYKDINISTVGVE, from the coding sequence ATGTTTGAACTAAATAATTTTGATTCTATAAAAATAGGCCTAGCATCTCCGGAAAAGATAAGAGAATGGTCAAGAGGCGAGGTTAAAAAGCCTGAAACCATCAATTATAGAACATTGAAGCCTGAGAGGGACGGTCTTTTCTGTGAAAGGATTTTCGGACCTCAGAAGGACTGGGAATGTCACTGTGGAAAGTATAAAAGAATCAGATATAAAGGCATAGTATGTGACAGATGTGGTGTTGAAGTAACAAGATCCAAGGTAAGAAGGGAAAGAATGGGGCATATCGAATTGGCTGCCCCAGTATCCCACATTTGGTATTTCAAGGGTATACCCAGCCGTATGGGATTAATCCTTGATATGTCCCCAAGGGTACTTGAAAAGATATTGTACTTTGCATCATATGTAGTTATAGATCCGGGGCAGACACCGCTTTCAAAAAAGCAGCCTTTAACTGAAAAGGAATACAGAGACAGTTTGGAGAAATTTGGCCCCAAATTTCGTGCAGAAATGGGAGCAGAAGCTATAAAAGAGCTTCTTGTAGAAATTGATCTGGAACAGTTGTCCAAGGAGCTTAGGGCTGAACTGGAAGAAACAACCGGACAAAAAAGAATCAGAACAATTAAAAGACTTGAAGTAGTTGAGTCTTTCAGATTGTCATCCAACAGACCAGAGTGGATGATTATGGATGTTGTTCCTGTTATACCGCCTGAACTAAGACCTATGGTACAGTTAGATGGTGGAAGGTTTGCAACATCAGACTTAAATGACCTATACAGAAGAGTTATAAATCGAAACAACCGTTTAAAGAGACTTTTAGACCTGGGTGCTCCCGATATCATTGTAAGAAATGAAAAGAGGATGCTCCAGGAAGCGGTTGACGCACTTATAGACAATGGCAGAAGAGGAAGGCCTGTAACTGGCCCTGGCAATAGGCCGTTAAAGTCCCTTTCAGATATGTTGAAGGGTAAGCAGGGACGTTTCCGTCAGAACCTCTTGGGTAAGCGTGTTGACTATTCAGGCCGTTCGGTTATAGTTGTCGGACCTGACCTTAAGATATTCCAGTGCGGACTTCCTAAGGAAATGGCACTTGAGCTCTTTAAGCCTTTTGTAATGAAAAAGCTTGTTAATGATGGCCTCGCACACAATATTAAGAGTGCAAAGAGAATGGTTGAAAGAGTACGTAACGAAATATGGGATGTTTTGGAAGAAGTAATCAAAGAGCACCCAGTGCTTCTAAACCGTGCACCAACCCTTCACAGACTTGGTATTCAGGCATTTGAGCCAGTACTTGTAGAAGGTAGAGCATTAAAGCTTCATCCATTGGTTTGTACAGCGTACAATGCCGACTTTGACGGTGACCAGATGGCTGTTCACGTGCCCCTCTCAGCAGAGGCACAAGCAGAAGCAAGGTTCTTGATGCTTTCAGCAAACAACCTGTTGAAACCTCAGGATGGTAAACCTGTTACTGTACCGACTCAGGATATGGTTTTGGGTAGTTATTATCTAACAATAGAAAAGCCGGGGGAGCCTGGCGAGGGTAAAATATTCGGATCGCCTGAAGAAGCAATAATGGCTTATGACAATGGATTCTTAGGACTCCATGCACCTATCAAAGTAAGAATGAAGAGGGATATCAGAGGTGAGAGCTGTTACAGGATAATTAATGCCACAGCGGGGAGACTTATATTCAACGAAGCTATTCCGCAGGATCTTGGGTTTGTTGACAGAAATGATCCTGAAAAGGAAGCAGACCTTGAAGTAACATTCCTTGTCGATAGAAAAGCATTAGGGCGTATAATCGACAAATGTATAAGGGTTCATGGAACTACAGAGACTGCTATTGTACTTGACAGGATAAAGGCTCTTGGCTTTAAATATTCTACAAGAGGTGCAATAACCATCAGCGTATCCGACATGGTTATACCTGAGATTAAGCAGCATTACCTTAAAGAAACTGAAGACAGGATTGAAAATATAGTAAAGCAATATAAGAGAGGTCTTATATCTGATGAAGAAAGATATAACTCCGTTATAGCTGCTTGGACAGAGACAGTAGAAAGCATTACTCAAGCCCTGATGGCCAACCTGGACAGATTTAATCCAGTTTATATGATGGCTCACTCAGGAGCAAGAGGTAACGTTAATCAGATAAGACAGCTGGCTGGTATGAGAGGACTTATGGCGGATACTTCCGGTAAGACAATCGAGATACCTATAAAGGCTAACTTCCGTGAAGGCCTTAATGTTCTTGAGTACTTTATATCAACTCACGGAGCAAGAAAAGGTCTTGCAGATACAGCTTTAAGAACTGCCGACTCAGGTTACTTGACAAGACGTCTTGTTGACGTAAGTCAGGATGTTATAGTCAGAGAAATGGATTGCGGTACCAGGAAAGGTATTGTTGTTTCCGATATTAAAGACGGAACTGAAGTCATAGAAGGTCTTGAAGAAAGAATCACAGGAAGATATGCTGCTGAAGCTATTACACACCCTGAAACCGGTGAAGTATTGATAGAAGCAGGCAAGATGATAAAAGAAGGTACGGCAAGCAAGATAGTAAAGGCGGGACATAGAAAGATCAAGATCAGATCTGTTCTTACCTGCCACTCCGAGTATGGGGTTTGCGGTAAGTGCTATGGAGCCAACCTTGCAACCGGTGAAGATTGTAACGTCGGTGAAGCCGTTGGTATCATAGCTGCCCAGTCAATTGGTGAGCCAGGTACACAGCTTACAATGAGAACATTCCATACAGGTGGTGTTGCCGGTGATGACATCACACAAGGTTTGCCACGTGTAGAGGAATTGTTTGAGGCAAGAAAGCCAAAGGGTCTTGCAATCATATCCGAAATACCGGGTACGGTTAAGATAAGCGAAACAAAGAAAAAGAGAGAAGTTATTATTACTTCAGAGGATGGAGAGGCAAGGAACTATCTTATACCATACGGATCAAGGATCAAGGTAAGTGATGGTGAAGTAGTCGAGGCCGGTGACGAGCTCACAGAAGGTTCCGTTAATCCTCATGATATACTGAAAATAAAAGGTATAAACGGTGTTCAGTCCTATCTGCTGTCAGAGGTACAAAGGGTTTACAGACTGCAGGGGGTTGACATCAACGATAAGCATATAGAAGTTATTGTAAGGCAGATGCTCCGCAAGGTTAAGGTTGAAGAGGCTGGTGACACAAACCTTCTTCCGGGAAGCCTTGTAGATATATTTGATTTCGATGAAGAAAATGCTAAGGCATTGGCTGAGGGCAAGAGACCTGCAGAAGCAAAGAGAACTTTGCTTGGTATAACAAAGGCATCACTTGCGACTGAGTCCTTCTTATCGGCAGCATCCTTCCAGGAAACAACAAGGGTATTGACCGAAGCGGCTATAAAAGGAAAGGTTGATCCTCTGGTAGGACTTAAGGAGAATGTTATCATAGGTAAACTGATACCTGCCGGAACAGGAATGAGCAGATATAAGGATATAAACATAAGTACTGTTGGTGTAGAATAA
- a CDS encoding ribosomal L7Ae/L30e/S12e/Gadd45 family protein produces the protein MLESIKSSKKTIGIRQSLKAVENGIAGTVYIAKDADEKVVRNIKELCSVSSIEIVYIDTMKQLGKACGIEVGAAVACVLK, from the coding sequence GTGTTGGAGAGTATTAAGAGCAGTAAAAAGACAATTGGAATAAGACAGTCCCTTAAGGCAGTTGAAAATGGAATTGCCGGCACTGTCTATATAGCAAAGGATGCAGACGAAAAGGTGGTAAGAAACATAAAAGAATTATGTTCGGTAAGCAGTATTGAAATTGTTTATATTGATACTATGAAGCAGCTTGGAAAGGCATGTGGCATCGAAGTTGGGGCTGCAGTGGCCTGTGTTTTAAAATAG
- the rpsL gene encoding 30S ribosomal protein S12: MPTFNQLVRKGRQVVEKKSTAPALQKGFNSLKKQPTDASAPQKRGVCTVVKTTTPKKPNSALRKVARVRLTNGIEVTAYIPGIGHNLQEHSVVLIRGGRVKDLPGVRYHIVRGTLDTAGVAKRMQSRSKYGAKRPKAGAVKK, from the coding sequence ATGCCAACGTTTAACCAGTTAGTAAGAAAAGGTAGACAGGTTGTTGAAAAGAAATCTACAGCACCCGCACTTCAAAAAGGATTCAATTCTTTGAAGAAGCAGCCTACAGATGCAAGTGCTCCTCAAAAGCGTGGAGTATGTACTGTTGTTAAAACTACTACTCCTAAGAAGCCTAACTCAGCTTTGAGAAAGGTTGCAAGGGTACGTTTGACAAACGGTATAGAAGTAACTGCTTATATTCCGGGTATAGGTCACAACCTGCAAGAGCACAGTGTTGTTCTCATCAGGGGAGGTAGGGTTAAGGACCTTCCAGGGGTTAGATATCATATTGTTAGAGGAACTCTTGATACTGCAGGTGTTGCAAAAAGAATGCAGTCACGTTCCAAATATGGTGCTAAGAGACCAAAAGCTGGAGCTGTTAAGAAATAA
- the rpsG gene encoding 30S ribosomal protein S7 gives MPRKGHIQKRDVLPDPLFNDKVVTKLINNLMLDGKKGVAQKICYDAFEIIKNKTGKDPLEVFEQALNNIMPVLEVKARRVGGATYQVPMEVRAERRQTLGLRWLVNYARARGERTMRERLAGEIMDATNSIGSAYKKKEDTHKMAEANKAFAHYRW, from the coding sequence GTGCCAAGAAAAGGACATATTCAAAAAAGAGATGTTCTGCCTGATCCGTTATTTAACGATAAGGTGGTTACAAAGCTTATAAATAATTTAATGCTTGATGGTAAAAAGGGAGTAGCTCAGAAAATTTGCTACGACGCTTTTGAAATAATTAAGAACAAAACAGGAAAAGACCCATTGGAAGTATTTGAGCAGGCGTTAAACAACATCATGCCTGTGCTCGAAGTTAAAGCTAGAAGGGTCGGAGGTGCTACTTATCAGGTTCCCATGGAAGTTAGGGCTGAAAGAAGACAAACCTTGGGATTAAGATGGTTGGTAAATTATGCTCGTGCAAGAGGCGAAAGAACAATGAGAGAAAGACTTGCAGGAGAAATAATGGATGCAACAAACAGCATAGGTTCAGCTTACAAGAAGAAGGAAGATACGCATAAAATGGCTGAAGCGAACAAAGCTTTTGCACATTACAGATGGTAA